From Triticum urartu cultivar G1812 chromosome 2, Tu2.1, whole genome shotgun sequence, a single genomic window includes:
- the LOC125538900 gene encoding AP2-like ethylene-responsive transcription factor BBM1 codes for MASANNWLGFSLSGQGSHPQPHQNGSPAAAAIDGDFYGLQAQTAPDAHLGMSSLRADANYGVMDAFNGGTQETQDWAMRGLDYHGGSSELSMLVGSSGGRMTVDDGEAPKLEDFLGGNSFSDAQDHAGSYLFSSGSAMGSGAASGSHGVDGRGGSTIELSMIKTWLRNDNNEAQHDQEMSADASATSYACSGAPGSTSNGVGVASSRGQGLALSMSMGSNSHPQMPVVPAAVGTESTSSENKRVDSPSAGTADAVQRKSIDTFGQRTSIYRGVTRHRWTGRYEAHLWDNSCRREGQTRKGKQVYLGGYDKEDKAARAYDLAALKYWGTTTTTNIPISTYEKEIEEMKHMTRQEYIAYLRRNSSGFSRGASKYRGVTRHHQQGRWQARIGRVAGNKDLYLGTFTTEEEAAEAYDIAAIKFRGLNAVTNFEMSRYDVKSILEGSTLPVGGAARRLKEAAELAEAGVWRAEDGSIVSHLQADAMAGYHHGWPTSIAFGSHQQQQSAAQLALHYPYGVGGQARGWCKPEQDAVIAAGHGGQDMQELHLGSGGSTHNFFQPASRTAVYGNGGGGAWYQGLGGNAYMMPVGTVVDADQGHSGSTATTEEGRLVGYGGEAGVDPYAAMRRAYELSQGSSSVSVAKVADGYSNNWSSPFNGMG; via the exons ATGGCTTCGGCGAACAACTGGCTGGGCTTCTCGCTCTCCGGCCAAGGGAGCCACCCGCAGCCCCACCAGAACggctcacccgccgccgccgccatcgacgGCGACTTCTATGGCCTGCAAGCCCAGACGGCGCCGGATGCGCACCTCGGCATGTCTAGCCTCCGGGCCGACGCCAACTACGGCGTCATGGATGCCTTCAACGGAGGCACCCAGGAAACCCAAG ATTGGGCAATGAGGGGTTTGGACTACCACGGCGGCTCCTCCGAGCTGTCGATGCTAGTTGGCTCGAGCGGCGGGAGGAtgacggtggacgacggcgaggcgcCGAAGCTCGAGGACTTCCTCGGCGGCAACTCTTTCTCCGACGCGCAGGATCACGCAGGCAGCTACCTGTTCTCGTCCGGAAGCGCGATGGGCAGCGGCGCGGCGTCTGGTTCGCACGGCGTCGATGGCCGTGGCGGCAGCACCATAGAGCTGTCCATGATCAAGACTTGGCTCCGGAACGACAATAACGAGGCGCAGCATGACCAGGAGATGAGCGCCGACGCGAGCGCGACCAGCTATGCGTGCTCCGGCGCGCCAGGGAGCACTAGCAACGGCGTGGGCGTGGCGAGCTCGCGTGGGCAGGGCCTAGCGCTCTCCATGAGCATGGGGTCGAACTCGCACCCGCAGATGCCGGTGGTCCCGGCGGCGGTGGGGACGGAGAGCACGTCATCGGAGAACAAGCGGGTGGATTCGCCGAGCGCCGGCACGGCAGACGCCGTCCAGAGGAAATCCATCGACACCTTCGGCCAAAGGACCTCGATCTACCGAGGTGTAACAAG GCATAGATGGACAGGGCGGTATGAGGCGCATCTGTGGGACAATAGTTGCAGGAGGGAGGGGCAGACTCGCAAGGGGAAACAAG TTTATCTGG GCGGTTATGACAAAGAAGACAAGGCAGCTAGGGCTTATGATCTGGCAGCTCTAAAATATTGGGGCACAACCACAACAACAAATATCCCA ATAAGTACTTATGAGAAGGAGATAGAGGAAATGAAACATATGACCAGGCAGGAGTACATTGCATATCTTAGGAG GAATAGTAGTGGTTTTTCTCGTGGCGCATCAAAATATCGCGGCGTAACCAG GCATCATCAGCAAGGAAGATGGCAAGCAAGGATAGGGAGGGTCGCGGGCAACAAGGATCTCTACCTCGGCACCTTCA CGACCGAGGAGGAGGCCGCGGAGGCGTACGACATCGCCGCCATCAAGTTCCGCGGGCTCAACGCCGTCACCAACTTCGAGATGAGCCGCTACGACGTCAAGAGCATCCTGGAGGGCAGCACGCTGCCGGTCGGCGGCGCGGCCAGGCGCCTCAAGGAGGCGGCCGAGCTCGCCGAGGCCGGCGTGTGGCGGGCGGAGGACGGCAGCATCGTCTCGCACCTGCAGGCCGACGCCATGGCCGGGTACCACCACGGCTGGCCGACGTCCATCGCCTTCGGCAGCCACCAGCAGCAGCAGTCCGCGGCGCAGCTCGCCCTGCACTACCCGTACGGCGTTGGCGGGCAGGCCCGCGGGTGGTGTAAGCCGGAGCAGGACGCGGTGATCGCGGCCGGGCACGGCGGGCAGGACATGCAGGAGCTGCACCTGGGGAGCGGAGGCAGCACCCACaacttcttccagccggcgtcgAGGACCGCGGTCTACGGCAACGGCGGTGGCGGCGCCTGGTACCAAGGCCTCGGAGGCAACGCGTACATGATGCCGGTGGGCACGGTGGTGGACGCCGACCAGGGGCACAGCGGCAGCACGGCGACGACGGAGGAGGGGAGGCTCGTGGGCTACGGCGGCGAGGCTGGCGTCGACCCGTACGCGGCCATGAGGCGCGCCTACGAGCTCTCCCAGGGCTCGTCGTCCGTGAGCGTCGCCAAGGTGGCGGACGGCTACTCCAACAACTGGAGCTCGCCGTTCAATGGCATGGGGTGA